One Triticum dicoccoides isolate Atlit2015 ecotype Zavitan chromosome 4B, WEW_v2.0, whole genome shotgun sequence genomic window carries:
- the LOC119291691 gene encoding uncharacterized protein At5g64816 — translation MVDAWWPLLAAAVPAIVAGQAIRVKRRRDEEQRLKAARGREKSSDEVFVCERVCTSKRMLKKVGAFSKDPIPDTCVTVCGVSELDACADACARTVCVNQHQVPNWNDVCLKRCQSECLKLSSTIM, via the coding sequence ATGGTGGACGCGTGGTGGCCGCTGCTGGCCGCGGCCGTCCCGGCGATCGTGGCCGGCCAGGCCATCCGCGTCAAGCGGCGGCGCGACGAGGAGCAGCGCCTCAAGGCGGCGCGGGGCCGCGAGAAGAGCTCCGACGAGGTCTTCGTCTGCGAGCGCGTCTGCACCTCCAAGCGGATGCTCAAGAAGGTGGGCGCCTTCTCCAAGGACCCCATCCCGGACACCTGCGTCACCGTCTGCGGCGTCTCCGAGCTCGACGCATGTGCCGACGCCTGCGCGCGCACCGTCTGCGTCAACCAGCACCAGGTGCCCAACTGGAACGACGTCTGCCTCAAGCGCTGCCAGAGCGAGTGCCTCAAGCTCTCCTCCACCATCATGTAG